A genomic window from Chanos chanos chromosome 14, fChaCha1.1, whole genome shotgun sequence includes:
- the arsk gene encoding arylsulfatase K, which produces MIRLYLTVFVVVSETTVQCVYPNRISNVKPNILIVMSDAFDGRLTFAPGSEVVQLPFINYMREMGAVFHNAYTNSPICCPSRAAMWSGQFVHLTQAWNNNKCLDGNATTWMDYLRKNGYYTQSMGKLDYTSGGHTLSNRVEAWTRDVPFLLRQEGRPMTDLVGNTSTVRVMTKDWNTTDHAVRWIRRSAVSLSQPFALYLGLNLPHPYVAESLGPNAGGSVFRTSPYWLKKVSYGQISLPKWLPFSEMHPVDYYSTFTKNCSDSFTEEEIRNIRAFYYAMCAESDSMLGEVISALRGTGLLDSTVVLYTSDHGELAMEHRQFYKMSMFEGSSHVPLLMMGPGVKSGLQLSQLVSLVDIFPTLLDLANVPTPGGLSGHSLVPLVSQTGNQTSKQRPDWILSEYHGCNANASTYMLRMGQWKYVTYADGKTVAPQLFDMSKDGAELKNVASHFPDVCQLLDTQLRSVVDYPDVSQAVHLYNRQQFLAWRNSLGENYTEVIRNLRWHIDWQKDEEHNLRTIDKWLSGLG; this is translated from the exons ATGATTAGGTTATATCTAACCGTTTTCGTAGTCGTATCTGAAACGACAGTGCAATGTGTGTATCCGAACCGAATATCAAATGTCAAACCCAACATTTTAATAGTGATGTCTGATGCATTT gacGGGAGATTAACGTTTGCACCGGGGAGTGAGGTTGTTCAGTTACCCTTTATAAATTACATGAGGGAGATGGGTGCTGTTTTTCATAATGCCTACACGAACTCTCCTATCTGCTGTCCATCGAGAGCAG CAATGTGGAGTGGTCAGTTTGTGCATTTGACTCAAGCCTGGAATAATAACAAATGTCTTGATGGTAATGCTACCACATGGATGGATTATCTGAGAAAGAATGGATATTACACCCAGAGCATGGGGAAACTGGACTACACATCAGGAGGGCACACTCTCAG TAATCGTGTGGAGGCGTGGACCAGAGACGTGCCGTTCCTGTTGAGACAAGAGGGTCGTCCAATGACGGACCTGGTTGGCAACACGTCCACTGTGAGGGTTATGACCAAAGACTGGAACACGACTGACCACGCCGTTCGATGGATACGCCGTAGTGCTGTATCTCTATCTCAGCCTTTCGCTCTCTACTTGGGCCTTAACCTTCCACACCCCTATGTCGCCGAATCTCTTGGACCCAACGCAGGAGGTTCCGTCTTCCGCACTTCCCCTTATTGGCTCAAAAAG GTTTCTTACGGACAAATCTCCCTGCCTAAGTGGTTGCCTTTTTCAGAAATGCACCCTGTAGATTACTACTCCACCTTCACCAAAAACTGCAGTGACAGCttcacagaggaagagataaGAAATATACGGGCTTTTTACTATGCTATGTGTGCTGAGTCAGACAGCATGCTGG GTGAAGTGATTTCTGCACTAAGGGGCACAGGATTATTAGACAGCACGGTGGTGCTCTACACCTCCGATCACGGGGAGCTGGCTATGGAACATCGACAGTTCTATAAAATGTCCATGTTTGAGGGGAGCTCTCATGTTCCTTTGCTAATGATGGGACCAGGGGTAAAGTCTGGCCTCCAGCTGAGCCAGCTTGTCTCACTGGTGGATATATTTCCCACGCTGCTTG ATCTAGCAAATGTGCCAACACCAGGAGGCCTCAGTGGCCACTCACTGGTACCTCTAGTGTCTCAGACTGGTAATCAGACAAGTAAACAACGTCCTGACTGGATTCTCAGCGAATACCACGGCTGCAACGCAAACGCCTCCACTTACATGCTGAGGATGGGCCAGTGGAAGTACGTCACCTATGCTGACGGCAAGACTGTCGCTCCTCAACTATTCG ACATGTCTAAGGATGGGGCGGAGCTCAAAAACGTGGCCTCACATTTCCCCGATGTTTGTCAGCTCTTGGACACACAGCTGCGCTCAGTAGTAGACTACCCCGACGTTTCCCAGGCTGTACATCTGTACAACAGGCAGCAGTTTCTGGCTTGGCGCAACAGTCTGGGGGAAAACTACACGGAGGTGATCCGCAACTTGCGCTGGCACATAGACTGGCAGAAAGATGAGGAACACAACCTGAGAACCATTGACAAGTGGCTGTCGGGTCTGGGATGA
- the polk gene encoding DNA polymerase kappa: MEGLDRDKINKIILEASKGSKFYENELKKERQVNQRIEKMMQQKAKITEQQLQKAQAEVYKLSAELEMRRDLSRVIVHVDMDAFYAAVEMRDCPELRDKPMAVGSMSMLSTSNYHARRFGVRAAMPGFIAKRLCPNLVIVPTNFDKYRAVSSQVREIFSDYDPHFLPMSLDEAYLDITDHLEQREHWPASRRTYRVCSSQTVEEREGQMLEAEEETDNLSPVLFEDSPTVSPTLPEPAGDVIVFGTCAEEAVREMRFRIEQKTTLTASAGIAPNMMLAKVCSDKNKPNGQYRIPSEHQAVMDFTKDLPVRKVSGIGKVTEKMLGSLDITTCAQLGQKMALLSLLFSETSWHHFLQISLGLGSTHRERDSERKSMSTERTFSEMSDLEEQYALCRELCEDLAQDLQREGLKGKTVTLKLKNVDFEVRTRAFTLQCPVCTTEEIFAAAKDLLKAEVDHVSPQPLKLRLMGVRVSSFINVEEKKPLQKSIVGFLQAGGSDPNHSQRSAPVFRTVADKSSESPRKELSSETGEQEDKPKHQNRWVIDSGGFRAPQQQSFFQRVQSRRLAEESELKAREENAQTSNRPTDTKPVTNADASGPDKAADTKSSTNQESSPAASMPQSLTCPVCFRQMGTIDLTALNRHIDKCLSESVTGCEKTSIDTGQERWSDVCEEKKDQEEENTTSSDSCHSKATPSTSEGDRALVQDLPSKDDGEKPSTSVLNSVSFSTEFGRGGLTPSRPNHDRNSNDCDSHASDHLSHESKPTSVAPLKMNSSNSGGVFSQHSKGTALTCPVCCKPQETDDLSLFNRHVDVCLNQRVLQELRETDSPANGNTEDPQHILKSRGKSKRKGSSPPPSKKPRAVGTRHTIDKFFRGGSR; encoded by the exons ATGGAAGGCCTTGACAGAGACAAAATCAATAAGATCATTCTTGAGGCTTCCAAG GGCTCCAAGTTTTATGAGAACGAACTGAAGAAGGAGCGTCAGGTGAACCAGCGGATTGAAAAGATGATGCAGCAAAAAGCTAAAATTACTGAGCAGCAACTGCAGAAAGCACAAGCTGAG GTTTATAAACTGTCCGCTGAACTGGAGATGCGGCGAGATTTGAGCCGCGTCATAGTGCACGTAGACATGGATGCGTTTTATGCCGCTGTGGAAATGAGAGATTGTCCAGAACTGAGGGACAAACCCATGGCTGTGGGATCTATGAGTATGCTG TCCACCTCCAACTACCATGCGAGGAGGTTTGGTGTTCGTGCTGCCATGCCTGGCTTCATTGCCAAGAGGCTTTGTCCAAACCTTGTCATCGTTCCAACCAACTTTGACAAATACAGAGCAGTGAGTTCACAG GTGCGCGAGATTTTTTCAGACTATGATCCACACTTCCTGCCTATGAGCCTGGATGAGGCCTATTTGGACATAACTGACCAtttggagcagagagagcattGGCCTGCGTCCAGGCGTACATATCGCGTGTGTTCATCCCAGACTGTGGAAG agagagaaggacagatgCTGGAAGCTGAAGAGGAGACTGATAATCTGTCCCCTGTCCTGTTTGAGGACAGTCCCACTGTGTCCCCGACTCTCCCTGAGCCAGCTGGTGATGTGATCGTGTTTGGCACTTGTGCAGAGGAGGCGGTTCGAGAGATGCGGTTCCGCATCGAACAGAAAACCACGCTCACCGCCAGTGCTG GTATTGCACCCAACATGATGCTGGCTAAGGTATGCAGTGATAAAAATAAACCGAATGGCCAGTACAGAATTCCATCTGAACATCAAGCTGTGATGGACTTCACCAAAGACCTGCCTGTCCGAAAG GTGTCTGGCATTGGAAAGGTCACTGAGAAAATGCTGGGTTCTCTGGACATAACCACATGTGCCCAGCTTGGCCAGAAGATGGCGCTATTATCCTTGCTCTTTTCAGAAACATCTTGGCACCATTTCCTGCAGATATCTCTTGGCCTTggctccacacacagagagag ggattcagagagaaaaagcatgAGCACAGAAAG GACGTTTTCAGAGATGAGTGATTTGGAGGAGCAGTATGCGCTGTGTAGAGAACTTTGTGAAGACCTGGCCCAGGATCTGCAGAGGGAAGGCCTCAAG GGTAAAACAGTTACCCTGAAGCTGAAGAATGTGGACTTTGAAGTAAGAACAAGGGCTTTCACGTTGCAATGTCCGGTCTGCACTACAGAGGAGATCTTTGCAGCTGCTAAGGACCTCCTGAAAGCAGAGGTCGACCATGTCAGCCCACAGCCCTTAAAACTGAGACTAATGG GAGTTCGCGTCTCAAGCTTCATCAATGTCGAAGAGAAAAAGCCCTTACAGAAGAGCATAGTTGGTTTCTTGCAGGCAGGAGGGTCTGATCCTAACCATTCACAGCGATCAGCCCCTGTATTCAGAACTGTTGCGGACAAAAGTTCAGAATCTCCCCGGAAAGAGCTGTCATCTGAAACAGGGGAACAAGAGGACAAGCCGAAGCACCAAAACAGATGGGTGATCGATTCTGGTGGCTTCAGAGCCCCTCAGCAACAGTCTTTCTTTCAGAGGGTTCAGTCGCGAAGACTGGCAGAGGAGTCTGAACTCAAGGCCCGCGAGGAGAACGCGCAAACATCAAACAGACCGACGGACACCAAACCAGTCACAAATGCAGATGCATCTGGTCCGGATAAAGCGGCAGATACAAAATCGTCAACAAACCAAGAATCGTCTCCCGCTGCGTCCATGCCGCAGTCCCTCACGTGTCCCGTGTGCTTCAGGCAGATGGGGACCATAGACCTCACGGCCCTCAACCGGCACATCGACAAGTGCCTGTCCGAGAGTGTGACAGGTTGTGAAAAAACGAGCATAGATACGGGTCAGGAGAGAtggagtgatgtgtgtgaagaaaagaaagatcagGAGGAAGAGAACACAACCTCATCAGATTCATGTCATAGCAAAGCCACGCCCTCAACCTCAGAGGGAGATAGAGCTTTGGTTCAAGATCTCCCTTCTAAGGATGACGGCGAAAAGCCATCCACAAGCGTATTaaactctgtgtctttctccacTGAATTTGGAAGGGGTGGTCTTACGCCCTCACGTCCTAACCACGATAGGAATTCTAATGACTGTGATTCCCATGCCTCCGATCATCTAAGTCATGAAAGCAAACCTACCTCAGTAGCACCTCTCAAGATGAATTCATCTAATTCTGGAGGCGTTTTCTCACAGCACTCAAAAGGCACAGCTCTGACGTGCCCAGTGTGCTGTAAGCCGCAGGAAACCGACGACCTGTCGCTCTTCAACCGCCATGTAGACGTATGTCTCAATCAGAGAGTGCTCCAGGAgctcagagaaacagacagccCTGCTAATG GTAATACTGAGGACCCTCAACACATCCTGAAATCTAGAGGGAAAAGCAAGAG AAAAGggtcttcacctcctccttcaAAGAAACCCAGAGCTGTGGGGACAAGACATACTATAGACAAGTTTTTCAGAGGGGGCTCCAGATAA
- the ankdd1b gene encoding ankyrin repeat and death domain-containing protein 1B, with protein sequence MDRKISTLKGYITKHPMMKKENLNPKTWLTADQVKGFTDFVLQKDTNAETDSSYDDVEMLLDTEKEYMEAVKKNDVEAMKRLGRGVNVNTKNVHNRTALHYAIAHRNVEAVEILLKRRARLDLQDKHGVAAIHLAAWFGSLPILKLLVQGGADQSMETNEGMNMMHCAAVNDHTEIMEYIVNDLHMKELDKEDKNGNRPFAVAAMHGSVKMLRMLMEEPYCMVTMEGNQNGDTPLHLAAQNGELDALQLLLDYFDTLNEVNKAGQTALYLAAEEAQEECVRALLEAGCDPNILSTSKNSPLHPVCEKGHTSVAKLLIANGTKMDVQNQHLWAPLHLAVKNFHIPVIHTLLESGCNGNITDHMGQTALHIAAELDKVDMVDMILKAGVDLEIKDRQGKTALRVAARADVVIIVDMIIKAERYFKWRKANTEFTESLHDESPLTFKLDHRPETNQIRNTMWNLAYKSLKRNEWKRLAQHWGFTEEQVDAIEEQWTGPNSYQEHGNRMLLIWLHLVLIEQKIPAKELYEGLVAVGNPKVAEKFRMEAKDMTSQKCTIS encoded by the exons ATGGATAGGAAGATTTCAACGCTAAAGGGTTACATCACGAAACACCCGATGATGAAGAAGGagaacctgaaccctaaaacctgGCTCACAGCAGATCAGGTCAAAGGCTTCACAGATTTCGTACTGCAGAAGGACACCAACGCTGAGACAGACTCGAGTTATGACGATGTGGAGATGT TACTAGACACTGAGAAAGAATACATGGAGGCAGTGAAGAAGAACGATGTTGAGGCCATGAAACGTCTGGGAAGAGGAGTCAACGTCAACACAAAGAATGTG CATAACCGGACAGCGCTCCACTATGCCATTGCTCACAGAAACGTGGAGGCTGTGGAAATCCTCCTTAAACGACGAGCCAGGCTTGATTTACAAGACAAG CATGGAGTCGCTGCCATTCACTTAGCTGCATGGTTTGGCAGTCTGCCAATACTGAAGCTACTCGTGCAAGGCGGAGCTGATCAAAGCATGGAAACCAAT GAAGGGATGAACATGATGCACTGTGCAGCTGTAAATGATCACACAGAAATAATGGAGTACATTGTCAATGACCTGCATATGAAAGAGTTGGATAAAGAGGACAAG AATGGGAACAGGCCCTTTGCAGTGGCAGCGATGCATGGTTCTGTTAAGATGCTTCGGATGCTGATGGAGGAACCATATTGTATGGTCACCATGGAGGGAAATCAG AATGGGGACACACCCCTACATTTGGCAGCTCAGAATGGTGAACTGGATGCTCTCCAGCTACTGCTGGACTATTTTGACACTCTCAATGAAGTCAACAAG gcTGGGCAGACAGCTCTGTATTTGGCAGCGGAGGAGGCTCAAGAGGAATGTGTTCGAGCTTTGCTAGAGGCTGGCTGTGACCCAAACATCCTTAGCACT AGTAAAAACAGCCCTTTGCATCCTGTTTGTGAGAAAGGTCACACATCAGTGGCGAAGCTACTTATTGCGAATGGTACTAAAATGGACGTCCAGAACCAG CATTTATGGGCTCCACTCCATCTCGCTGTGAAAAACTTCCACATCCCAGTCATTCACACTCTTCTGGAGTCTGGCTGCAATGGAAATATCACAGATCAC ATGGGGCAGACAGCCCTTCACATTGCAGCAGAACTGGACAAGGTGGATATGGTTGACATGATTCTAAAAGCTGGAGTTGACTTGGAGATCAAGGACAGG CAAGGAAAGACAGCCCTGAGAGTGGCAGCTAGAGCGGATGTGGTGATAATTGTGGACATGATCATTAAAGCCGAACGATATTTTAAATGGAGGAAG GCAAACACAGAATTCACTGAAAGTCTTCACGATGAATCCCCTTTGACATTTAAGCTGGATCACCGGCCTGAGACAAACCAGATTCGTAACACCATGTGGAACCTGGCTTACAAGTCCCTTAAGCGGAATGAATGGAAGAGGCTAGCTCAGCACTGGGGCTTTACAGAAGAGCAAGTCGATGCCATTGAGGAGCAGTGGACAG GTCCCAACAGCTATCAGGAGCATGGAAATCGGATGTTACTGATCTGGCTTCATCTGGTGTTGATCGAGCAGAAAATCCCTGCTAAAGAACTTTACGAGGGTCTGGTTGCCGTGGGGAATCCAAAAGTAGCAG aAAAATTCAGAATGGAGGCAAAGGACATGACATCCCAGAAATGCACAATTTCATGA